Proteins encoded by one window of Arachis ipaensis cultivar K30076 chromosome B04, Araip1.1, whole genome shotgun sequence:
- the LOC107635706 gene encoding uncharacterized protein LOC107635706 encodes MSSELNAILPRVLVVSRRTVRKNKFVDFVGEYHLDLIVGYGAVPVIVPRVSGVHTLLDSFEPIHGVLLCEGEDIDPSWYEQDTTDLSQQELEEIRRIHSSDTAIDKEKDSIELSLAKLCLERNIPYMGICRGSQVLNVACGGTLYQDIGSELSKNVPLEQRMIHMNYDDYDGHRHVVKVVEDTPLHHWFKDSLEERGMNILVNSYHHQGVKRLAQRFVPMAFASDGLIEGFYDPNAYCPEQGKFIMGLQFHPERMRRPNSDEFDYSGCPFAYKEFVKAVIAYQKKLNNSTGVENSLKLNEEMENKRKSIVRSFSLAKDLYTTGLELNSDKESELEVGAEFLESNTAISVQQEHRLKQMGATFRNGRPCIERLKLSEDRENKARNLMSKMSEEQLSELLSFYHTMGQICSEVLDSKIYSLVQ; translated from the exons atgtcTTCTGAGCTCAATGCAATTCTCCCTCGGGTCCTAGTTGTTTCTAGACGCACCGTTCGCAAGAACAAGTTTGTTGATTTCGTTG GTGAGTATCACCTTGATCTTATAGTAGGCTATGGTGCAGTACCAGTGATTGTTCCACGTGTTTCTGGGGTCCACACCTTGTTGGATAGCTTTGAGCCAATCCATGGTGTTCTTCTCTGTGAAGGAGAAGACATTGATCCTTCATGGTATGAACAAGACACCACTGATCTGTCACAACAAGAgttggaagaaataaggaggatcCATTCAAGTGACACAGCCATTGATAAAGAGAAAGATTCAATTGAGCTTAGTCTTGCAAAGCTTTGCTTAGAGAGGAACATACCCTACATGGGAATATGCAGAGGCTCACAAGTTCTAAATGTTGCTTGTGGGGGTACCCTTTATCAGGACATAGGTAGTGAGCTTTCAAAGAATGTTCCTTTGGAGCAAAGaatgattcatatgaactatgaTGACTATGATGGACATAGGCATGTGGTGAAGGTTGTTGAAGACACACCTTTGCATCATTGGTTTAAGGATTCTTTGGAAGAAAGGGGAATGAATATTTTGGTAAATAGTTATCACCATCAAGGGGTTAAGAGATTGGCGCAACGTTTTGTTCCAATGGCATTTGCTTCTGATGGTTTGATTGAAGGGTTCTATGATCCTAATGCTTATTGTCCAGAACAGGGTAAGTTTATTATGGGATTGCAATTTCACCCTGAAAGAATGAGGAGGCCTAATTCAGATGAATTTGATTATTCTGGATGCCCTTTTGCTTATAag GAATTTGTGAAGGCAGTAATTGCTTATCAGAAGAAGCTAAATAATTCAACAGGTGTTGAAAATTCTTTAAAGCTTAATGaggaaatggaaaacaaaagaaaaagcataGTACGTAGTTTCTCACTTGCCAAAGACTTGTATACCACTGGCCTTGAGTTAAACTCTGACAAAGAGTCTGAACTTGAAGTAGGGGCAGAATTTCTTGAG TCAAACACAGCAATTAGTGTGCAACAAGAGCATAGGTTAAAGCAAATGGGTGCAACATTCAGGAATGGAAGGCCATGCATAGAGAGACTAAAGCTGAGTGAGGATAGAGAAAACAAAGCAAGAAATTTGATGTCTAAAATGTCAGAGGAGCAGTTATCTGAGTTATTATCTTTCTACCACACAATGGGGCAGATTTGTTCGGAAGTGTTGGATTCAAAAATATATAGCCTTGTCCAATGA
- the LOC107635705 gene encoding uncharacterized protein LOC107635705 — MSSDLSNILPRVLIVSRRTVRKNKFVDFVGEYHLDLIVGYGAVPVIVPRVSGVHTLLESFEPIHGVLLCEGEDIDPSWYEQDTTDLSQQELEEIRRIHASDTAIDKEKDSIELSLAKLCLERNIPYLGICRGSQVLNVACGGTLYQDIGKELSKNVPLEQRVIHMNYDDYDGHRHVVKVVEKTPLHHWFKDSLEEEGMNILVNSYHHQGVKRLAQRFVPMAFAPDGLIEGFYDPDAYNPEEGKFIMGLQFHPERMRKPNSEEFDYPGCPFAYKEFVKAVIAYQKKLNSLTCVKKPLKLNQEMENKRKVIVRSFSLAKNLYNAGHHISSTKDSDLEAGAQFLESNTALSVQQEKRLKQMGATVRNAGSYIERLKLNQEREKLARKVMEKMSVEQLSDLLSFYNSMGQICNEVLEIKIHGLEIVNENECVL, encoded by the exons ATGTCTTCTGATCTCTCGAATATTCTCCCTCGTGTTCTAATTGTTTCAAGGCGCACCGTTCGGAAGAACAAGTTCGTTGATTTTGTTG GTGAGTATCACCTTGATCTTATAGTAGGATATGGTGCAGTACCAGTGATTGTTCCACGTGTTTCTGGGGTTCACACCTTGTTGGAAAGCTTTGAGCCAATTCATGGTGTTCTTCTCTGTGAAGGAGAAGACATTGATCCTTCATGGTATGAACAAGACACCACTGATCTGTCACAACAAGAgttggaagaaataaggaggatcCATGCAAGTGACACAGCCATTGATAAGGAGAAAGATTCAATTGAGCTTAGTCTTGCAAAGCTTTGCTTAGAGAGGAACATACCCTACTTGGGAATATGCAGAGGCTCACAAGTTCTTAATGTTGCTTGTGGGGGTACCCTTTATCAGGACATAGGTAAAGAGCTTTCAAAGAATGTTCCTTTGGAACAAAGagtgattcatatgaactatgaTGACTATGATGGACATAGGCATGTGGTGAAGGTTGTTGAAAAAACACCTTTGCATCATTGGTTTAAGGATTCTTTGGAAGAAGAGGGAATGAATATTTTGGTAAATAGTTATCACCATCAAGGTGTTAAGAGATTGGCACAACGTTTTGTTCCCATGGCATTTGCCCCTGATGGTTTGATTGAAGGGTTTTATGATCCTGATGCTTATAATCCAGAAGAGGGTAAGTTTATCATGGGATTGCAGTTTCATCCTGAGAGAATGAGGAAGCCTAATTCAGAAGAATTTGATTATCCTGGATGCCCTTTTGCTTATAAG GAATTTGTGAAGGCAGTGATTGCTTATCAGAAGAAGTTGAATAGCTTAACATGTGTTAAGAAGCCTTTGAAGCTTAATCAGGAGATGGAGAACAAAAGAAAAGTTATAGTGCGTAGTTTCTCACTTGCCAAAAACCTATACAATGCTGGCCATCATATAAGCTCCACCAAAGATTCTGATCTTGAAGCTGGGGCACAATTTCTTGAG TCAAACACAGCATTGAGTGTGCAACAAGAGAAAAGGCTAAAGCAAATGGGTGCAACAGTGAGGAATGCAGGGTCATACATAGAGAGACTGAAGCTGAATCAAGAAAGagagaaattggcaagaaaagTTATGGAAAAAATGTCTGTGGAACAATTATCTGATTTACTGTCATTCTACAACTCAATGGGCCAAATTTGCAATGAAGTTTTGGAAATTAAGATTCATGGCCTTGAAATTGTCAATGAAAATGAGTGTGTATTATAG